GGGAGATCCTATTCACTACTTTGAGAGGATAAAGGGGCAGACCGCCCCCGTTTAGATACCTCAGCCAAACGGTGAACAGGTTGCACCTGTGGAACTTGAACTTGAGCTACTTCCGCTTATGCCGCATGCAGAAATCTTTTTCTTAACGTTTTGAGAACCGCAGTATGGACACTTTACCTCGCTTACCTTTGAAGCTGAAATAACAAACTTTTCAAACTCTTTTCCGCAATCTTCGCATTTAAACTCGTAGACTGGCATTCAACCTCCTTGATGTTTTATTCATTCTAAAATTGTAGTTAAACCGGATTTTGTGTCAAGTATTGGGGATGTAGAAAAACAGCTTGTTTTATACGCTGCTATCGTATGAAATTAAGTAAAAATTGTGCTTTATGGTAGTATTTCATCAATTGTGTCTCACTAAGATTTCAGAGGCGACCTCCCCCATAGATTTTAGGAGTCGAAAAAACC
The sequence above is a segment of the Desulfurobacterium indicum genome. Coding sequences within it:
- a CDS encoding FmdB family zinc ribbon protein — its product is MPVYEFKCEDCGKEFEKFVISASKVSEVKCPYCGSQNVKKKISACGISGSSSSSSSTGATCSPFG